Proteins co-encoded in one Halococcoides cellulosivorans genomic window:
- a CDS encoding 50S ribosomal protein L31e, with product MSADEFEERVVTVPLRDAKKAPSNEQADEAMKIVRSHLAKQFGVEESVVRLDPSLNERMWEQGRSSPPSKLRVHAARFQDDDEPVIEAEPAN from the coding sequence ATGAGCGCCGACGAATTCGAGGAGCGGGTCGTCACCGTTCCCCTGCGCGACGCCAAGAAGGCCCCGTCGAACGAACAGGCCGACGAGGCCATGAAGATCGTCCGGTCGCACCTCGCCAAGCAGTTCGGCGTCGAGGAGTCGGTCGTGCGCCTGGACCCCTCGCTCAACGAGCGGATGTGGGAGCAGGGCCGGTCGAGCCCGCCGTCGAAGCTGCGAGTTCACGCCGCCCGATTCCAGGACGACGACGAGCCGGTCATCGAGGCCGAGCCGGCGAACTGA
- a CDS encoding transcription factor, which translates to MAFDGLLEDPVIQKYLHELVGPTGMPVAAAPPDGEVTDEELAETLDLELNDVRRALFILYENDLASYRRLRDEDSGWLTYLWTFEYQNIPEQLESELHRLLEGLERRREYETDHQFYLCEQCGIRFEFEEAMDVNFECPDCGSSLQSMENTALVDAMDGRIDELRAELNVERVA; encoded by the coding sequence ATGGCTTTTGACGGTCTCCTGGAAGACCCCGTCATCCAGAAGTACCTCCACGAACTCGTGGGCCCGACGGGCATGCCGGTCGCCGCTGCACCGCCAGACGGCGAGGTGACCGACGAGGAACTCGCCGAGACACTCGATCTGGAGTTGAACGACGTCCGCCGGGCGCTGTTCATCCTCTACGAGAACGACCTTGCGAGTTACCGCCGGTTGCGCGACGAGGACTCGGGGTGGCTGACCTACCTCTGGACGTTCGAATACCAGAACATCCCCGAACAGCTGGAATCGGAACTCCACCGCCTGCTGGAGGGACTCGAACGCCGTCGGGAGTACGAGACCGACCACCAGTTCTACCTGTGTGAGCAGTGTGGGATCCGCTTCGAGTTCGAGGAGGCGATGGACGTGAACTTCGAGTGTCCCGACTGTGGGAGTTCGCTGCAGTCCATGGAGAACACCGCGCTCGTCGACGCGATGGACGGCCGGATCGACGAGTTGCGTGCGGAACTCAACGTCGAGCGGGTGGCCTGA
- a CDS encoding DUF2110 family protein, whose product MVVLASKVTVRGEARERALDGLESMVGDAIGELDVEWTIGVRDDDFPSVTIEGPDAAAARSVLGEQWGTITPQLTDGEVHVGTLNSWDADGIVLDAGQPVHIPADQLGLGEGGPSRIRRRFGLVQHLPMQFVAGETPRLADAERDRLFEWTRGDGRVNVNNVTRSELRATLNRAGHAEDIVTIERLGLLEQSVVCTPETAPPGLIASVGKYLPAEMLAVTP is encoded by the coding sequence ATGGTCGTTCTCGCGAGCAAGGTCACGGTCCGCGGTGAGGCCCGCGAGCGCGCGCTCGACGGCCTCGAAAGCATGGTCGGGGATGCGATCGGTGAGTTGGACGTCGAGTGGACGATCGGCGTTCGAGACGACGACTTCCCCTCCGTGACGATCGAGGGCCCGGACGCCGCCGCGGCGCGCTCCGTCCTCGGTGAGCAGTGGGGGACGATCACCCCGCAGTTGACCGACGGCGAGGTCCACGTCGGCACGCTCAACTCCTGGGACGCCGACGGCATCGTCCTCGACGCGGGGCAACCGGTCCACATTCCCGCCGACCAGCTCGGCCTCGGAGAAGGTGGTCCCTCGCGGATCCGCCGTCGGTTCGGCCTCGTTCAGCATCTCCCCATGCAGTTCGTCGCGGGCGAGACGCCGCGGCTGGCCGACGCCGAGCGCGACCGCCTGTTCGAGTGGACGCGTGGCGACGGCCGCGTCAACGTCAACAACGTCACGCGCTCGGAACTGCGCGCGACGCTCAACCGGGCGGGCCACGCCGAGGACATCGTCACGATCGAACGGCTGGGCCTGCTCGAACAGAGCGTGGTCTGTACGCCCGAGACCGCACCGCCGGGCCTGATCGCGTCGGTCGGAAAGTATCTCCCCGCGGAGATGCTCGCCGTCACGCCATGA
- a CDS encoding DUF5803 family protein produces MRRALAVAAVLALVALAGCSGTVSEADLAENATTNWSTTEPAHLTVEGDEYRAVYRIENRTTVELYQRDAFGQESPLPISALSFRADNGTVYNHSAFEVDESSRRLTLELPARSGQLAYSAPAGSKHLGAQTVVTGSHRVTLPANTTVGLPVLSRVHPGNYTVNRSGPRTEIVWQNVTSDQLSVDYYHERDPFVLAALFGLIGLVLLAGAIHYLRALRRLQRRRVEAGLEFEE; encoded by the coding sequence ATGAGGCGGGCGCTGGCCGTCGCCGCGGTGCTCGCACTCGTCGCGCTCGCGGGCTGTTCGGGCACCGTCTCGGAGGCCGACCTCGCCGAGAACGCGACGACGAACTGGTCGACGACCGAGCCCGCCCACCTGACCGTCGAGGGCGACGAGTACCGTGCCGTCTATCGTATCGAGAACCGCACGACCGTCGAGCTCTACCAGCGCGACGCGTTCGGCCAGGAGTCGCCGCTGCCCATCTCGGCGCTCTCTTTCCGTGCCGACAACGGGACCGTCTACAACCATTCGGCGTTCGAGGTCGACGAATCGAGTCGCCGGCTCACCCTGGAGCTCCCCGCCCGGTCGGGCCAGCTCGCCTATTCGGCGCCTGCCGGGAGCAAACACCTCGGGGCCCAGACGGTCGTGACTGGCTCTCATCGGGTGACGCTGCCCGCGAACACGACCGTCGGCCTCCCCGTGCTCTCGCGGGTCCACCCCGGCAACTACACCGTGAATCGCTCGGGACCACGGACCGAGATCGTCTGGCAGAACGTCACGAGTGATCAGCTCTCGGTCGATTACTACCACGAGCGTGACCCGTTCGTGCTCGCCGCCCTGTTCGGACTGATCGGCCTGGTGCTCCTCGCGGGCGCGATTCATTACCTGAGGGCGTTGCGTCGCCTCCAGCGCCGCCGGGTCGAGGCGGGTCTCGAATTCGAGGAGTAG
- a CDS encoding translation initiation factor IF-6 — translation MLRTSISGSSYVGVFASVTDEYVLVRRDAEADLQDALAAELDAEVLATTVGGSATVGALAVGTSAGWLVGGQVTDAEREAITTATDRPVRGLPGRINAAGNVVVANDSGAYVHPDLSGEAIAVIEDALGVPVTQGTLAGVDPVGTAAVATDRGVLAHPEASDAELDALEDALGVPADVGTVNYGGGLVGSGLLANTSGYVVGPETTGPELGRIESTLDLVD, via the coding sequence GTGCTCCGTACTTCGATATCCGGATCGTCCTACGTCGGCGTGTTCGCCAGCGTGACCGACGAGTACGTCCTCGTCCGCCGCGACGCCGAGGCGGATCTCCAGGACGCGCTCGCCGCGGAACTCGACGCCGAGGTTCTGGCGACGACAGTCGGTGGCTCGGCCACCGTCGGTGCGCTCGCGGTCGGCACGTCTGCGGGCTGGCTCGTCGGCGGTCAGGTGACCGACGCCGAGCGCGAGGCGATCACCACGGCGACCGACCGCCCGGTCCGGGGGCTTCCCGGCCGGATCAACGCCGCGGGCAACGTCGTCGTCGCGAACGACAGCGGCGCGTACGTCCACCCCGACCTCTCCGGGGAGGCGATCGCCGTGATCGAGGATGCCCTCGGCGTGCCCGTCACCCAGGGCACGCTCGCGGGCGTCGACCCGGTCGGGACCGCCGCGGTCGCGACCGACCGTGGCGTGCTCGCCCATCCCGAAGCGAGCGACGCCGAACTCGACGCGCTCGAAGACGCGCTCGGGGTTCCGGCCGACGTCGGGACGGTCAACTACGGCGGTGGCCTCGTCGGGTCGGGCCTGCTCGCGAACACGAGCGGCTACGTCGTCGGCCCGGAGACGACGGGGCCCGAACTCGGGCGGATCGAGTCGACGCTCGATCTGGTCGACTGA
- a CDS encoding DUF5789 family protein, with protein sequence MELTEIHTHLTDNCDFPVDRAGLIAAVGDREVTAADGGSTRLADALQATDEPQYGSATEAHEAILANLGDAHVGRKFYDDRGGTGQDRHRTRSL encoded by the coding sequence ATGGAACTCACAGAGATCCACACGCACCTGACCGACAACTGCGACTTCCCGGTCGACCGGGCTGGACTCATCGCTGCCGTCGGGGACCGCGAGGTCACCGCCGCCGACGGTGGGTCGACGCGCCTGGCGGACGCGCTCCAGGCCACCGATGAACCCCAGTACGGCTCCGCGACCGAGGCTCACGAGGCGATCCTCGCGAACCTGGGCGACGCCCACGTCGGGCGGAAGTTCTACGATGACCGCGGCGGCACTGGCCAGGACCGCCACCGAACACGCAGTCTCTAG
- a CDS encoding nitrogenase component 1 family protein has translation MTPAKTVGKSLKVRYHLRRADLDVDALDDTQQRRLGRLLSDADPDAAKALRRMDGDTRRKILDVDDASVRRSFFRTFGTDDVDTDRARRALDNYRSLSGEDRTFARNSIERSDSAGVRLLGTEICNSPCYPVTERVSKLDDSVDSLSSSDTRKLQETLEEVASSENYDNDRAIKLVEGFEEAGDSVSEGPGSDPSAVIDDLNTLSKKGFDDYLTAGGQGETYYKGVAGESDIATSLLEHPEIDASDIRMNRDIPDVEGAAKDATEIDVDLDGELTVNGNTLDSPAIESKYRTSEKEFIIESEMLKGDNPFVDQLETQIKANDVDDEMVAVFPEKYNSRLEELGVKQRLREELNRRIDSEYTLEFTTYKELNS, from the coding sequence ATGACCCCGGCGAAGACGGTCGGGAAGAGTCTCAAAGTCCGCTATCACCTCCGCCGTGCGGATCTCGATGTCGATGCGCTGGATGACACCCAGCAACGCCGACTCGGTCGGCTGTTGAGTGATGCCGACCCCGACGCCGCGAAGGCGCTCCGTCGGATGGACGGCGACACCCGACGGAAGATATTGGATGTCGACGACGCATCCGTTCGACGGAGCTTCTTCCGGACGTTCGGCACTGACGATGTCGATACCGACCGCGCTCGGCGGGCTCTCGACAATTATCGCTCACTTTCCGGGGAAGATCGGACGTTCGCCCGGAATTCGATCGAGCGATCGGACTCTGCTGGTGTCCGCCTGCTGGGCACCGAGATCTGTAACAGTCCCTGTTACCCGGTGACTGAACGGGTGAGTAAGCTCGACGATTCGGTCGACAGTCTCTCCAGTTCCGACACGAGGAAACTCCAGGAAACTCTCGAAGAGGTAGCCTCCTCAGAGAACTACGACAACGACAGGGCCATCAAGTTAGTCGAAGGATTCGAAGAGGCCGGAGACTCCGTTTCCGAGGGACCGGGCTCCGATCCGAGTGCCGTCATCGATGACCTCAACACGCTCAGTAAGAAGGGCTTCGACGACTACCTCACTGCCGGTGGACAGGGAGAAACGTACTACAAGGGTGTCGCCGGCGAGTCGGACATCGCCACTTCACTTCTCGAACACCCGGAGATCGATGCGAGCGATATCCGGATGAATCGCGACATTCCGGATGTCGAGGGTGCGGCGAAGGACGCGACCGAAATTGACGTCGACCTGGATGGCGAACTGACGGTCAACGGGAACACACTCGATTCACCGGCTATCGAGTCGAAATACCGGACTTCTGAGAAGGAATTCATTATAGAATCTGAGATGCTCAAAGGCGACAATCCATTTGTCGATCAGTTGGAGACCCAGATCAAGGCAAATGATGTCGATGATGAGATGGTGGCTGTCTTCCCCGAAAAATACAACTCTCGGCTCGAAGAATTGGGGGTCAAGCAGCGCTTGCGTGAAGAGTTAAACAGGCGAATTGACTCAGAGTACACACTGGAATTTACCACATATAAGGAATTGAATAGTTGA
- the thpR gene encoding RNA 2',3'-cyclic phosphodiesterase — translation MARRLFVRIEVSALADAIGEVQAPFTRAAGIDPTDPDRAHVTLKFVGDTATDRVPEIREAVERAVREADVGPFEARLGGLGVFPEFEYIDVVWIGVPRGATEMTRLHDALEDRTTAIGVDPTDHEFTPHVTIGRMRHAGGKERVQELVAERDPDVGTVSVEAVELTESHLTGDGPTYEVLDRIALE, via the coding sequence ATGGCCAGACGGCTGTTCGTCCGGATCGAAGTGAGCGCGCTCGCCGACGCCATCGGGGAGGTCCAGGCCCCGTTCACGCGCGCGGCGGGCATCGATCCGACCGATCCCGACCGGGCCCACGTCACACTCAAATTCGTCGGTGACACCGCCACCGATCGAGTTCCCGAGATTCGCGAGGCGGTCGAGCGCGCGGTGAGAGAGGCCGACGTCGGGCCGTTCGAGGCGCGACTGGGTGGGCTCGGCGTATTTCCGGAGTTCGAGTACATCGACGTCGTCTGGATCGGCGTCCCCCGGGGCGCAACCGAAATGACCCGCCTCCACGACGCGCTCGAAGACCGGACGACGGCGATCGGCGTCGATCCGACCGACCACGAGTTCACCCCGCACGTCACTATCGGGCGGATGCGCCACGCGGGCGGGAAAGAACGGGTTCAGGAGTTGGTCGCCGAGCGCGACCCCGACGTCGGGACGGTCAGCGTCGAGGCGGTCGAACTCACCGAGAGCCACCTCACCGGCGACGGGCCGACCTACGAGGTCCTCGATCGCATCGCGCTGGAGTGA
- a CDS encoding ZIP family metal transporter, which translates to MELHALTLVFVAGLITALATGLGALPFFLVGDVSDRWHVVLWGLASGLMLSASLFGLIKEGLAATATPLRDIAPGLLAGVVLVVVSHRILDGAEIDPREYAEADFKKLVLVLGILTVHSFPEGVAVGVAFADLDLAGATGPAIAGMTVPLLAVFMTVAISIHNVPEGVAISIPLRAMGVSEWRMVWWAIFSSLPQPIGAVIAFAFVRLAREWLPFGFGFAAGAMIYLVVTEFVPEALEVGESLSTRGRPELVAGLLVGVVTMLPLALIEV; encoded by the coding sequence ATGGAACTCCACGCGTTGACGCTGGTCTTCGTCGCGGGGCTGATCACGGCGCTCGCGACGGGGTTAGGGGCGCTGCCCTTCTTTCTCGTGGGCGACGTGAGCGACCGGTGGCACGTCGTGCTCTGGGGGTTGGCCTCCGGGTTGATGCTGTCGGCCTCACTGTTCGGTTTGATCAAGGAAGGACTGGCAGCGACGGCGACGCCACTGCGTGACATCGCGCCGGGCCTGCTCGCGGGTGTCGTGCTCGTCGTGGTGAGCCACCGGATTCTGGACGGTGCGGAGATCGACCCTCGGGAGTACGCCGAGGCGGACTTCAAGAAACTCGTGCTCGTGCTCGGGATCTTGACCGTCCACAGTTTCCCCGAGGGCGTTGCCGTCGGCGTCGCGTTCGCGGATCTGGATCTCGCGGGCGCGACCGGGCCAGCGATCGCGGGGATGACCGTGCCGCTGCTCGCGGTGTTCATGACCGTCGCCATCTCGATTCACAACGTCCCCGAGGGCGTCGCGATCTCGATCCCGCTGCGCGCGATGGGCGTCTCGGAGTGGCGGATGGTCTGGTGGGCGATCTTTTCGAGTCTGCCCCAGCCGATCGGCGCGGTGATCGCGTTCGCGTTCGTCCGCCTCGCCCGGGAGTGGCTCCCCTTCGGGTTCGGCTTCGCGGCGGGCGCGATGATCTATCTCGTCGTGACGGAGTTCGTCCCCGAGGCCCTGGAGGTCGGTGAGTCGCTCTCGACGAGAGGCCGGCCGGAACTCGTCGCCGGGCTGCTCGTCGGGGTCGTCACCATGCTCCCGCTCGCATTGATCGAGGTCTAG
- a CDS encoding tetratricopeptide repeat protein: MTDDDHEYSEGQGFDEPYEGFDLDPPDLNVDPDAVDPVDSRVIADLLDERSIDSESVSAEELLQVGIQYIAINRYEEATETLERAARYADDVLVEQEARINKGAAHAELEEYDEAIGAYKEAIQIDEDSEHAATAETNLAFALWEFGRSEEALEHAERAVEIDPRFGEAWYNRGFFLLERGLAEDAVDAFDNAVRLGFRNAALLEEKARALEEIGEDERAEELADEADELREAQQAEMMDEHLSE; this comes from the coding sequence ATGACCGACGACGACCACGAGTATTCGGAGGGCCAGGGGTTCGACGAGCCCTACGAGGGGTTCGACCTCGACCCGCCCGATCTGAACGTCGACCCCGACGCCGTCGACCCCGTCGACTCGCGCGTGATCGCCGATCTGCTCGACGAGCGCTCGATCGACTCCGAGTCGGTGAGTGCAGAGGAACTCCTCCAGGTCGGGATCCAGTATATCGCGATCAACCGCTACGAGGAGGCCACCGAGACGCTCGAACGCGCCGCGCGGTACGCTGACGACGTACTCGTCGAGCAGGAGGCCCGCATCAACAAGGGTGCGGCCCACGCCGAACTCGAAGAGTACGACGAGGCGATCGGTGCGTACAAAGAGGCCATCCAGATCGACGAGGACTCCGAACACGCCGCCACCGCCGAGACCAACCTCGCCTTTGCCCTCTGGGAGTTCGGGCGCTCCGAGGAGGCCCTCGAACACGCCGAGCGCGCCGTCGAGATCGATCCCCGCTTCGGTGAAGCCTGGTACAATCGCGGCTTTTTCCTGCTCGAACGCGGCCTCGCCGAGGACGCCGTCGATGCGTTCGACAACGCCGTTCGCTTGGGCTTCCGCAACGCCGCGCTGCTCGAAGAGAAAGCCCGCGCCCTCGAAGAGATCGGTGAGGACGAACGCGCCGAGGAACTCGCGGACGAGGCCGACGAACTCCGCGAGGCCCAACAGGCCGAGATGATGGACGAACACCTCTCAGAATGA
- a CDS encoding DUF7113 family protein, with amino-acid sequence MLRIEGRYADVALTGTLYEPGDDPPEYRGAPTPETDFVWVCDAITPVGTGGVVQEIDGREVRVIFEQPAPRGFDDRGRAIDAAHDHLVEQFARLGVDPDAATVSVLD; translated from the coding sequence GTGCTCCGAATCGAAGGGCGATACGCGGACGTCGCGCTCACGGGGACGCTGTACGAACCCGGCGACGACCCACCCGAGTATCGGGGAGCGCCCACGCCCGAGACCGATTTCGTCTGGGTCTGTGACGCGATCACGCCCGTCGGTACGGGCGGTGTCGTCCAGGAAATCGACGGTCGAGAGGTGCGGGTCATCTTCGAGCAGCCCGCACCGCGTGGGTTCGATGATCGCGGGCGGGCGATCGACGCCGCGCACGACCATCTCGTCGAACAGTTCGCCCGATTGGGTGTCGATCCCGACGCCGCCACTGTCTCTGTTCTCGACTGA
- a CDS encoding HIT family protein, translating to MSDCVFCSIVDGEIPGHVVHETDRVLAFLDANPLREGHTLVIPKAHHERLGEMPDELAGEVFAVARRLPDAIADAVGADGATVAVNDGPAAGQEVPHSHVHVVPRTDGDDVGPVHALFADRPEVSDDRLAEIASAIEA from the coding sequence ATGAGCGACTGTGTGTTCTGTTCGATCGTCGACGGCGAGATTCCCGGCCATGTCGTCCACGAGACCGATCGCGTGCTGGCCTTTCTCGACGCCAACCCGTTGCGCGAGGGCCACACGCTGGTGATTCCGAAAGCCCATCACGAGCGCCTGGGCGAGATGCCCGACGAACTCGCGGGCGAGGTGTTCGCGGTCGCCCGTCGCCTGCCCGACGCGATCGCTGACGCGGTCGGGGCCGACGGCGCGACCGTCGCCGTCAACGACGGCCCCGCCGCGGGCCAGGAAGTGCCCCACAGCCACGTCCACGTCGTCCCCCGGACCGACGGCGACGACGTGGGCCCGGTCCACGCGCTGTTTGCCGATCGCCCCGAGGTGAGCGACGACCGCCTCGCTGAGATCGCGAGCGCGATCGAGGCCTGA
- a CDS encoding 50S ribosomal protein L39e, which yields MGKKSKGKKQRLAKLDRQNSRVPAWVIMKTDRETQGNPKRRHWRRSNTDE from the coding sequence ATGGGCAAGAAATCGAAGGGCAAGAAACAGCGCCTCGCCAAGCTGGACCGGCAGAACAGCCGCGTCCCCGCGTGGGTCATCATGAAAACCGACCGCGAAACGCAGGGCAACCCGAAGCGGCGCCACTGGCGGCGCTCGAACACGGACGAGTAA
- the serS gene encoding serine--tRNA ligase, with the protein MLSRQFVRDNPDDVRAMLDQRGVTDVDLDALLEIDAEWRELKARGDELRHERNEVSERIGALKREGDDEAAEAAIERSQDLKADLEEVESRAEDLEADLEDRLLAIPNVPQDDVPVGETEDDNVEIDRWGVAESDVDPSTVDPHYELGERLGIIDESRGAKVSGAGFYFLRGDGARLERALVQFMLDRHREQGYTEVFPPIPVNSASMTGTGQLPKFTADAYRVGGDEREAYADEDLWLCPTAEVPVTNMHRDETLIADELPLKYTAYTPNFRREAGEHGTETRGIVRVHQFNKVEMVNFVPPEQSDERLEGLLDEATAILEELGLPYRVIELCTGDLTFASAKTYDIEVWAPGDDMDDGPDRGGRWLEVSSASNFEDYQARRAGIRYRPERHESAEYVHTLNASGLALPRVMVAILEHYQRPDGTVAVPDALQSYMGGIDTIEGLDPVDESALGESDS; encoded by the coding sequence ATGTTATCACGCCAGTTCGTCCGGGACAACCCCGACGACGTGCGCGCGATGCTCGACCAGCGGGGCGTCACGGACGTGGATCTGGACGCCCTCCTGGAGATCGACGCCGAGTGGCGCGAGTTGAAGGCGCGTGGCGACGAGTTGCGCCACGAGCGCAACGAGGTCAGCGAACGGATCGGCGCGCTCAAACGCGAGGGTGACGACGAGGCCGCCGAGGCGGCCATCGAGCGCTCACAGGACCTCAAAGCCGACCTGGAGGAGGTCGAGTCCCGCGCCGAAGACCTCGAAGCGGACCTCGAAGATCGCTTGCTCGCGATTCCGAACGTCCCCCAGGACGACGTGCCCGTCGGAGAGACCGAAGACGACAACGTCGAGATCGACCGCTGGGGCGTCGCGGAGAGCGACGTCGACCCGAGCACGGTCGACCCGCACTACGAGTTGGGTGAGCGCCTGGGCATCATCGACGAGTCCCGCGGCGCGAAAGTCTCGGGCGCGGGCTTTTATTTCCTGCGTGGGGACGGCGCACGCCTCGAACGCGCACTCGTGCAGTTCATGCTCGATCGCCACCGTGAGCAAGGCTACACCGAGGTCTTCCCGCCGATCCCCGTCAACTCGGCGTCGATGACGGGGACGGGGCAACTCCCGAAATTCACCGCGGACGCCTACCGCGTCGGCGGCGACGAACGCGAGGCCTACGCCGACGAGGACCTGTGGCTCTGCCCGACCGCGGAGGTCCCGGTCACCAACATGCACCGCGACGAGACGCTGATCGCCGACGAACTCCCGCTGAAATACACCGCCTACACACCGAACTTCCGGCGCGAGGCGGGCGAACACGGCACCGAAACCCGCGGGATCGTCCGCGTCCATCAGTTCAACAAAGTCGAGATGGTGAACTTCGTCCCGCCAGAACAGAGTGACGAGCGCCTGGAGGGTCTGCTCGACGAGGCGACCGCGATCCTCGAAGAGTTGGGCCTGCCCTACCGTGTGATCGAACTCTGTACGGGCGATCTCACCTTCGCGTCGGCGAAGACCTACGATATCGAGGTCTGGGCCCCTGGCGACGACATGGACGACGGGCCCGACCGCGGCGGTCGCTGGCTCGAAGTCTCGTCGGCGTCGAACTTCGAGGACTACCAGGCCCGACGGGCGGGTATTCGATACCGACCCGAGCGCCACGAGTCCGCCGAGTACGTCCACACGCTCAACGCTTCGGGGCTGGCACTGCCCCGCGTGATGGTCGCCATCCTCGAACACTACCAGCGCCCGGACGGCACCGTCGCCGTGCCCGACGCGCTCCAGTCGTACATGGGTGGGATCGACACGATCGAGGGCCTGGACCCCGTCGACGAGAGCGCCCTCGGCGAGAGCGATTCCTGA
- a CDS encoding DUF424 domain-containing protein, with translation MSTDDTPEDGDAPEGHAVPEESDTPHADQPQPFRLAIRETEEGTLLAACDADLIGETIAEDEVSLTITAEFYGEEGADAAAVRDGLADCAVANLVGREVVDLAIEVGVVDPANVLDIEGTPHAQAMWM, from the coding sequence ATGAGCACCGACGACACGCCCGAGGACGGCGACGCGCCCGAGGGCCACGCTGTGCCCGAGGAGAGCGACACGCCCCACGCCGACCAGCCACAGCCGTTCCGCCTGGCGATCCGCGAGACCGAGGAGGGAACGTTGCTCGCCGCGTGTGACGCCGACCTGATCGGCGAGACCATCGCCGAGGACGAGGTGAGCCTGACGATCACCGCCGAGTTCTACGGGGAAGAGGGCGCGGACGCCGCGGCGGTCCGGGACGGACTGGCGGACTGTGCGGTCGCGAATCTCGTGGGTCGTGAGGTGGTCGATCTGGCGATCGAGGTGGGCGTCGTCGACCCGGCGAACGTCCTCGACATCGAGGGGACGCCCCACGCGCAAGCGATGTGGATGTAG